Proteins encoded in a region of the Streptacidiphilus rugosus AM-16 genome:
- a CDS encoding Hsp20/alpha crystallin family protein, which translates to MLMRTDPFRELDRITQQMFGTTGTWSRPSAMPMDAWRDGDTFYVQFDLPGISPDAIDLDVEQNVLTVKAERRPAERGDGAEVQVSERPLGVFSRQLFLGDTLDTDKISAAYEAGVLTLTIPVAETAKPRKIQISGGDDRKELQA; encoded by the coding sequence ATGTTGATGCGCACTGACCCCTTCCGCGAGCTGGACCGGATCACCCAGCAGATGTTCGGAACCACCGGCACCTGGTCGCGCCCGTCCGCGATGCCGATGGACGCCTGGCGTGACGGCGACACGTTCTACGTCCAGTTCGACCTGCCTGGCATCAGCCCGGACGCGATCGACCTGGACGTGGAGCAGAACGTGCTGACCGTCAAGGCCGAACGCCGCCCGGCCGAACGCGGCGACGGCGCCGAGGTCCAGGTCTCCGAACGGCCGCTGGGAGTGTTCTCCCGGCAGCTGTTCCTCGGCGACACCCTCGACACCGACAAGATCAGCGCCGCCTACGAGGCCGGCGTGCTCACCCTGACGATCCCGGTCGCGGAGACCGCCAAGCCCCGCAAGATCCAGATCAGCGGCGGCGACGACCGCAAGGAACTCCAGGCCTGA
- a CDS encoding J domain-containing protein, giving the protein MTREKPKPSDPYRVLGIGPDASRAQITSAYRALAKYWHPDTNPSPDAPEHLARVIDAYQQLQCPAAPAADPGGTTRDDPPTHVAPRPPRPRGATVVAGPVRVHGLPPTWGSGPQRFAHREGRAMENSPWPNHSHPQSGRMTTEIRELSGAVVCQVVGPIDRSTGSRLTHALNLA; this is encoded by the coding sequence ATGACGCGTGAAAAGCCCAAACCGTCCGACCCGTACCGGGTCCTCGGGATCGGCCCGGACGCCAGCCGGGCCCAGATCACCAGCGCCTACCGGGCCCTGGCCAAGTACTGGCACCCGGACACCAACCCCAGCCCCGACGCCCCCGAACACCTCGCCCGCGTCATCGACGCCTACCAGCAGCTGCAATGCCCCGCCGCCCCCGCGGCCGACCCCGGCGGAACCACCCGCGACGATCCGCCGACCCACGTGGCCCCCAGACCACCCCGGCCGCGGGGCGCGACCGTCGTGGCAGGACCGGTCCGCGTCCACGGTCTCCCCCCAACCTGGGGCAGTGGGCCCCAGAGGTTCGCGCACCGCGAAGGAAGGGCAATGGAGAACTCCCCCTGGCCGAACCACTCACACCCACAGTCGGGACGGATGACTACCGAGATCCGGGAACTCTCCGGAGCGGTGGTATGCCAGGTGGTTGGCCCCATCGACCGCTCCACCGGGTCACGCCTGACCCACGCGCTGAATCTCGCCTGA
- a CDS encoding STAS domain-containing protein, with the protein MRAAGELDWATTPALRARLQRELESHPGGVVVDLTRVTFADCAALGTLIAARNHAAELGRRLKLRGTPPPVTRLLKATGTYALFPQDA; encoded by the coding sequence GTGCGCGCCGCAGGTGAGCTCGACTGGGCCACCACGCCTGCTCTGCGGGCCCGACTACAGCGTGAGCTGGAGTCGCATCCCGGCGGCGTGGTGGTGGACCTGACGCGGGTGACGTTCGCCGACTGCGCCGCGCTCGGGACGCTGATCGCCGCCCGCAACCATGCCGCCGAACTCGGGCGCCGGCTGAAGCTGCGCGGCACCCCGCCCCCGGTGACCCGACTCCTGAAGGCCACCGGCACTTATGCCCTGTTCCCTCAGGACGCCTGA
- a CDS encoding helix-turn-helix domain-containing protein, whose protein sequence is MEEENLGQAALAVDAAKQALYAARRDLATAVITARRGGMSVSRIAARTGLDPASVRNMLAANGLR, encoded by the coding sequence GTGGAGGAAGAGAATCTCGGGCAGGCCGCCCTCGCGGTCGACGCCGCCAAGCAGGCCCTATACGCGGCCCGCCGGGACCTGGCCACAGCCGTCATCACAGCGCGCCGCGGTGGCATGTCCGTCTCCCGCATCGCCGCACGCACCGGCCTGGACCCCGCTAGTGTTCGCAACATGCTCGCCGCCAACGGGCTGCGGTAG
- a CDS encoding Hsp20/alpha crystallin family protein: MSMRTAVNHQAPPGSGARPRPIPMDAWRETDRFVIALDLPGIPIEAIDLEAHGQMVTVRTQRRPAPRGQGAPAQVAERPHGVLERRIQLADTLDASRIQAHLADGVLTLTVPIAQASRRRTITVHAGQDSRSHRAADESGQAVPAAA; the protein is encoded by the coding sequence ATGTCCATGCGCACTGCGGTGAACCACCAGGCGCCCCCCGGATCCGGGGCACGACCGAGGCCGATCCCGATGGACGCCTGGCGCGAGACCGATCGCTTCGTGATCGCCCTCGACCTGCCCGGCATCCCGATCGAGGCGATCGACCTCGAGGCGCACGGTCAGATGGTGACCGTGCGGACGCAGCGCCGTCCCGCCCCGCGCGGGCAGGGAGCCCCCGCACAGGTCGCCGAGCGGCCGCACGGGGTGCTCGAACGCCGGATCCAGCTGGCCGACACCCTGGACGCGTCCCGCATCCAGGCCCACCTGGCCGACGGCGTCCTGACCCTGACCGTCCCCATCGCCCAGGCCTCCCGCCGCCGCACGATCACCGTCCACGCCGGGCAGGACAGTCGCTCGCACCGGGCGGCGGACGAGTCCGGCCAGGCCGTTCCCGCAGCGGCATGA
- a CDS encoding STAS domain-containing protein: protein MPGGWPHRPLHRVTPDPRAESRLTRTTPPKELQVDLSKVDLFTADGLRVLLALRDAAKLRHVPVVLLGPSPAVNRLLQANGTHERFTTRTATTVSTAVDPALNHLRHRTKTGQWTPTGRDRAALTALLPRLEWADPAHLPRSAPTAERATRMQAAAAALATAALATRGELAELLAQYATALAHIENDPAQPSVTTPAVLNDAGDALRRLIAFLEVAAHP from the coding sequence ATGCCAGGTGGTTGGCCCCATCGACCGCTCCACCGGGTCACGCCTGACCCACGCGCTGAATCTCGCCTGACCCGGACCACACCACCAAAGGAGCTACAGGTCGACCTCTCCAAAGTCGACCTGTTCACCGCCGACGGACTGCGCGTGCTGCTCGCCCTGCGGGACGCCGCCAAGCTCCGCCACGTGCCAGTCGTGCTGCTCGGCCCCAGCCCCGCAGTCAACCGCCTCCTGCAGGCCAACGGCACACACGAGCGGTTCACCACCCGCACCGCCACCACCGTGTCCACCGCCGTCGACCCAGCCCTGAACCACCTACGCCACCGAACCAAAACGGGTCAGTGGACGCCAACCGGCCGGGACCGCGCGGCGCTCACAGCCCTCCTACCCCGACTGGAATGGGCGGACCCCGCCCACCTGCCCCGCAGCGCGCCGACCGCCGAACGCGCCACCCGCATGCAAGCCGCCGCGGCCGCCCTGGCCACCGCCGCCCTAGCCACCCGCGGTGAACTCGCCGAACTCCTCGCCCAATACGCGACCGCACTCGCCCACATTGAGAACGACCCCGCGCAGCCCTCAGTGACCACTCCCGCCGTTCTGAACGACGCCGGAGACGCACTGCGACGCCTCATCGCCTTCCTCGAAGTGGCGGCCCATCCATAG